Part of the Suricata suricatta isolate VVHF042 chromosome 8, meerkat_22Aug2017_6uvM2_HiC, whole genome shotgun sequence genome, agttcgtgggttcgagccccgcattgggctctgcgctgaccgctagttcagcttcagattctgtatcttcctctctctctgaccctcccctgctcacgctctctctctctgtctctcaaaaataaataaaaaacattttaaaaataatttaaaaattaaaaaatgagatactCTAGAAGGACACTCAATTTAATGGTCAGAGGGGGCACAGGAAAGCAGAACTCACTAGACCAAAATGGTCCCACAAGCATCCTCCAAAACGAAATTCTGACCACCTCACGCCCAGGCTCTAACCATTGGCAAGCTCTCTGTCACCAGCAGCGATGTCTAAGTGAGGTCTGTGGACCCTGCCAAGGACTGAATTGTGTGTGCCCCCCCCTTCCATCCCCCACCAAAATCCACATGTTAAAGCCCTAGCCCCCAATGTGACTGacttggagacagggcctttaaggAGGCGATAAACGTTAAATGAGGTACTAAGGGCAGGGCCCTAATCCAATAacactggtgtccttataaaaggaagaGACACCAAGGGTGTCTGTGCACAGATAAGGCCTTGTAGGACACGTTGAGAAGGCGGCTGCCAGCAGGCCATGAAGAAAggcctcaccagaaaccaaccctgctggcaccttgattttggacttccagcttccagaactgtgagagaatagatTTCTCCTGGCAGCCACAGCGGACTGATACAGAAGCCAACTTCTGAACTGCCCCATGTTCATGTCCAAGCTTACAGACCCGTCTGGCCCCCCAAAGCAGAATCTCTGGAGGAGGGACCCCAAGAGTCCATGTTTTGAACAGGTTCCTGATGCTCCCTGAAGTGTCCTCTCCAGGAGCTCAGGAGGACAGTGAGGACTGATTCCCCTAAAAACCTCTGGCCCCCAGTTCCTCTGGTCACCAGCTTCCCCCTCTGTCCTCTTCACATCTGGCCTCCAGGCTAACTGGCAAGCTCATTCTGCCTAGTTGCTTCATTTTGCACACTCCCTGAGCCCTCCAAGAGCCAAGACGGGGCTAAATATGAGGTGCAGAAACTCAGATAAATCCGATCTGAGCCATGGTGCTTCCGATCCACGGAGAGAGGACGCTCCGCACAGCAGGACCCATCCTGAGTCTGGGCAGATGCCGGAAGAACTACAGGAAGGGGAGCTGAGCAAGCTGGGAGTATGGGCAGGGGTTTCAAGCTGCGGAATCCCGTAGAAATCAGCACTCATTTGTTGTTTCTGCCGAGCTGCGGTGGAAGCAATTGAGAGCCAGCGCCCTGCCTTACTCTGCCAcgtcccctctcctctcctggacAGAATGGACCTCAGTGCTCTGTGGGTTGATGGCCCTGTGGCTGCTTTCGGCATTACTAATAAGGGCCCTCCTAGTGGCTGGAGCAAGACCCAATCCGGCAGAACCGATGTTCCGAGTCCAGGAATCCTAGGTTCTGAGTCTAGTTTTTCCACTGGCCAGCTGTGGGATGTGACCCCAGAGAATCATGTCTGagtttcctcacccataaaagaaaagaaagatgataatATTCCAATACAGGTTTGTTTATAGAATTAAATGAGGCTAACTTTGTAAAGTCCCCACTGTCTGGCACTTAGTTGACCTTCAATAAAGGTTAACTCATAGGTCATTCCTTACAAAACAGTGATTTGTCCTACTTGGAGGCCCTGCACGAAGATACTGGTAAAAATTAAGCATAATAGACAATGTCTCAGTAAGGACCCACCTGCATCCTGTCCAACGAACAGGCTTTTACTGAGCACCCGCCTTCTGGTAACAGGTCGGTGTCCATTGTTAGAACCGTGGAGGGGGCTCATGGCCCCGGTGCTGAAATGTCAGCCCCAGGAGGGAAGCGCTTCTTGTTAGCCCTTCTATTGCCCGTGTCTAGAACGGGCAGAACATATTAAGGATTCAgtaaattatttgttgaatggatgggatgaatcaataaatgaatggccGGTACATTCCTGTGGccctctgactgactcatttttaagatctttttattttttttaactttttaaaaaatgttttatttattttgatacaaagagagacagagcatgagagggggaggggcagagagagagagagaaggaaacagaaccagaagcaggctccaggctctgagctagctgtcagcacagagcctgatgcggggctcgaacccacaaacatgagatctgacctaagccgaagtcagaggcttaaccgactgagccacccaggcgcccctaagatctttaaaaaaaatttttttttcatgtttttaatttatttttgagagacagagagagtgcaaggaggggagggtcaaagagagagggagagggagacacagaatccgaagcaggctccaggctctgagctgtcagcacagagcccgacgcggggctcaaaccacgaaccatgagatcatgacctgagttgaagcctgaCGCTTtcgcaactgagccacccctcatTTTTAAGATCTTGGAACaagtcccttaacctctctgagctgctgTTTCCCCACTTGTGAAGCCAGAGGTGTTTAATTTGTCTCTAGGTCCTACGAGCAGAATCAAGAGAgcgataataataataagcaacaCTAACTGGACTTATTGAGCACTACTATGTGCTGAACACGGTTGTAAACAACTCTAGGAGGTAACagcattttatagaagaggaaacaggcaCTGAGGCAGAGAAGGCTCCTGGGGCAGCGGGGTTTGATGACGTTTTGGAGGAAACCCTGGGAATCGGATTGAGCAATGGAGAAGACCCTTGGCCCTGAGGGGTGGGCCCAGTCCAGGGTGTCCCCGCGTGGTGGTAGAGGCAGACTAGACAGGGGCAGCCCCGCCCCCGGCGTCTCCTTGACAACAGCCTCCGCACATGCGCCTCAAGCTCCGACGCTGAGGCAGGCTGAGCGCTCCGAAGCCAGACGCCAGCCGGGCGGAAGCCACCCTGGCGGGCTGGACGGCGGGAGCGCGGGTGGGCTTTTAAAGGGACCAGCTCCGCCCGGGCCCGTTCGCCTACGGGGACTTCGGATGGtgagggccggggagggggggtggcggGAGTTGGCATCGCGGAGGCCGAGGAGAAGCAGGACTGTCTAAAACCCTTCGCTGCTCCCTCGAGAGGACAAGGGAGAGGGGGCTGTGTAAATGCCGCCCCCAGGGGCAGCAATGGGATGACCGTCCAGGGAGCAGCATGGGGACGAAGGGACTGTGGAATTGCACTTTCTGAGTAACAAGACGGGGACGGGGAGTGTGCAACCCCCCAGGACTATGAGAGTAAGCTCGAACTCCAAAAGCTCTATAATGGGGATAATCGGGATGGGGTGCCCTAactggtgcccccacccccaccccaaggagGGAGCTGGGGCTCCGAGGAAGAGTCAGAGAGCAGGTTGAGAGGGATCGCAGGTCCAGCTCGGGACACTTACACTCTCCCATCCCCTACTCAGCATTCTGCCATCTCCCTACCTCGTCGCGGCGCCCGGCCATGGCCAGACCACCCGCCCCGGGCTCAGTGATTGTCCCAGACTGGCACGAGAGCGCCGAGGGCAAGGAGTACTTGGCCTGCATCCTGCGCAAGAACCGCAGACGGGTGTTCGGTAAGTGCCTGCCCCCAAGCCTGTCGCTCCCCTGGGAGAACAGTGTCACCTGCTGttcccgggtgggggtggggcaaagaagTAGGGCAGTGAGAGCCTGCTTTACTGCACTCCTCTGCCTTGGGGACCCCTGGAAGCCCTATCCCTGGGGGCCCCCACCCCCGAATCTCCTTAGAGCTAATTCCATCATCAGAGCCAGGAGCATGGAAACAGCCCCAAACCTTGCCAGGAACACTGTCACCAGAGAGGCCGTTGATCGAGTTCTTACCTCTGTGCCAGGCCCCCTGCTGGGCATGTTAACACAACAGACTCCCGACTGCCCTCAACAGCACACCTTACGGACTTGTCCCAGCCTGGGAAGTAGAGGCAAGCCTCTTCCATATCCTATTGTCTCCAAGATGAGACATTCACGTCCCCCAGGATGAAGCCAGCTCACCCAGTTGCAGTGCAGTGCAGAGGGGCCTGGCACCTGCTGCGGGAGCTCCGCTCTGGCCGGAAGAAACAAAGCACCAGGAGGTTTAAGACCATAGAAGGACAGTACAACCCACAGCGTAGGACTTTCAGATGCTAAGACTATGCATGTATCATAAATCAGACtctttttgcaaataaaaagtaTTCATAAGACCTTGGTGTATTGATTCcaataagtttatttatgtatagtAACAGAATATCTTTGCGATATTTCTCCATtgaggaaagaattatgaaaaccCTTTGCCTTTACATGTGGGAAGTCTAGAACATGTGATAATAGTGTCCATAAACACAATCTCGTGCATCAaacttcatctttattttttgtaatgttcacttattttgagagacagacatagcgcaagcaggggaggggtagagagagagggagacagaatttaaagcaggctccagattctgggctgccagcacagagccccatgcagggctcagactcacgaacctcaaggtcatgacctgagccaaagtgggcctcttaacagactgagccgcccaggtgcccctcgtgcatcaaactttaaagaaaagttatttgaggggcgcctgagtggctcagtcggttaagcggccgacttcggctcaggtcatgatctcacggttcatggattcaagccctgcgtcgggctctgtgctgacagctcagaacctggagcctgtctgcggattctgtgtctccctttctctctgcccctcccccactcatgctctcattaataaataaaaacataaaaaaaagaaaagaaaagccattcGGTATTATTTGGAGTGGCCCTTGGCGCAGCTCGCAGCACACAGGTGTTTGTAACAGAGCTCATCCGGGGACCCTGCGTGTGTCCCGGGCCTCTGTAATGAGTATAGGGAACCATGGATCGCTGGCACTGAAGAGCCCTTAAAGCTGATGGGTCTGATGGGGCAAGTGCAGGGTGGCCTCGTGACCCCTCCTGGCTCCCTTCTTGTCCCAGGGCTGCTGGAGCGCCCAGTGCTGCCCCCGTCCGTGGCCATTGACACAGCCAGCTACAAGATCTTCGTGTCTGGGAAGAGTGGTGTGGGCAAGACGGCGCTGCTGGCCAAGCTGGCTGGCCTAGAGGTACCTGTGGCACACCACGAGACCACTGGTGAGTGCATCCATGGAGGCCTtccctggggtgggggaaaggctgGCCCTTGACCCACCATTTACTCTGCAACCTTGGAAGGGGATTTCGCTTCTCTGAGCCCCTACTGGCTCCTCTATTCAGCAGAGATAATAGCACCAACCCCAGGGTATTGTTGTGGGATCAGTGTATTAGAGATAGTGCTGAACATGCCTAGCAATGAGCTGGCACAGGACAGGTGCTCAGGGAACACTGACCTTTTCTGGTTTCCTTCCATTGGATGTTGACCAACCATCATGTTGCACCATCCTCCAGTACAGTTGGGTCCCCCTGTATGTACAAGCGGTGTTCAGTTTCTCCGATCAGACTGAGAATTTTCCCAGGTCAGCGACTATGCCTTCCGCATCAGGCTGGTGACCCACCAGGGATGTATCTTCTTCCTGTTCCTGCCTggcccccttctcctctccactctgcctctcccatgctaaatagctgaccctccctcccccaggcatCCAGACTACTGTGGTGTTTTGGCCAGCCAAGCTGCGGGCCAGCAACCGTGTCGTCATGTTCCGCTTTGAGTTCTGGGACTGCGGGGAGTCTGCCCTCAAAAAGTTTGACCACATGCTGCCGGTGAGCCCGCAGGTGGGCCCGGGAGGGGCCGGGAGGAGCTGGTTGTCTGACGTGGGCTTCTGAGTACCTGCCTGGTCTGCAGGAGGCAGAATTGGGCATGGGCCTGGGGGTGCTGTCGCGGGCGGGAAAAGGGCTGCACTGGCTGGCCATGGGGACCGGGActcagccccagctctgccctgggaCAGCCAgtccctgctctgggcctgcGGAAGGAGGGCCTGTGCTCAGACTTCTCAGGGCCCTGCAGCTGATAAGAGGTTCTGACCCCCTGGTTAGCAGCCTCCCATCAGCCTCTCCATCCTCAGACTTGCAAGGAGAAAACAGatgctttcctcttcctcttctccttcacCGACCGTGCCTCCTTTGACGACCTCCCTGGACAGCTGGCTCGAGTAGCAGGCGAGGCCCCTGGTGCTGTCAGGATGGTCATCGGTTCCAAGTATCCTTTGGGTGGCCCCTAGGACAATCTGAGGCCATCCCTGGCAAGGCCCAGAGCAAGGGGAGCAGGGACTCTGCCTCTGCCCCGCTGTGGGCTCTGCGCCCAGGGACGTTATCTTAAAGGCTGCAGCAGCCCCCCTACCCATCCCCCCAGGATGGGGCTCCGGGGAAGAGAGATAAGGCTGGGTGCGATAAGGCGGTGAGAGAGACACCGGGCCAGGCTCCTTGACGCTCCTCCAGATTCGACCAGTACATGCACACTGATGTGCCTGAGCGTGACCTCACGGCCTTCCGGCAGGCCTGGGAACTGCCCCTCTTGCGGGTGAAGAGCGTGCCGGGGCGGCGGCTGGCAGATGGGCGCACACTGGATGGGCGGGCCGGGCTGGCCGACATTGCCCATGTGCTCAACGGCCTGGCGGAACAGCTGTGGCACCAGGACCAGGTGGCAGCGGGCCTGCTCCCCGGCACCTCAGAGAACATCCCCAGCTGATCCCTGCTCCCACCCGTGACGCAGGGCAGAGGGCAGGACCAGGTCCTAAGGCCGAGGCAGGAACGGGGATCTCATCCTGAGGACTAGCCAGAGGGGCCCGTCAGGAGGGCGAGGAGGACAGTGCCCTGAGAAGTCTCCTGCCCCAGCGGCACCTTCCTTGCAGAAATCACAGCAGTGAGGTGGGGCCATGAGGCTCTGTGCATCAGTGGCCTAAGGGCATCTGAGGTCTCCCTGGCCTTCTCCCCGACCACCCCCCCCTTGGAGGGTCTAGGCTCTGGAAACTGAGGAAGTATAGGGGCAGGGCCTTAGGACTCAagcttctccccctccctcccctgcacctgctgccCTCCCAGAGAGGGCACCTGGGAAGGGAGGATATCCCAGCCCGGCCCTGGACCTTAAGCGACTTCAATCAAGAGCCTGTGTTCGTTGAGGCCACACGATCTGCTGTACCGGATAAACCCTGAAATCTCAGTGCCTTAACTCTATAGAAGTTTTTTTCTTGCTCAGCCTGACTGCAGGTGGAAGTGAAGGTGGATCTGGGGGCCCTGCTGAATGAACTCATGCAGACACCCTGACTCTGGCTTCCCAGTTTGCCCTGGGGCATCGACATCCAGccagcagagggagagtgagtgcaAGTGTTAAGTCACCCAGGAGGTTTCCCTGGACCTGGCCTCTGGAGGCGTGCCTTCTGCCCACCTTCCATTGGCCAACAGCCAGTAACATGGTTACCTGGAGCTGCAGggcaggctgggaaatgtagtccacCTTCAGGTTCAGGCGGTGAGCCATCATTCTGCAGTACCTTTTTTTTTagagtcctttcttttcttttctttttaaattttatttatttctgagagagaaagagagagacagagtgtgagcaggggaggggtagagagagagggagacagaatccgaagcaggctccaggctctgcatggactgcgagatcatgacctgagccgaagtcagatacttaaccgactgagccacccaggcgcccctgtagtacCTTTCTTGATCATGAAGATGTCAGACTAGGCTTGGGACTGGGGGCCTCACCAGCCTGGGGAATCAGAAAGCTCGCTGAGCAGGACGGGGGACCAGACCAGGCAGGGTCAGGGTGTGCGCTGCCCTGTTTGGCAGCTCTGCCCTGTGGGAAGCCAGCAAGGGCAGGAGAAGGAAAGTGAGGGAACACGCCCATTCTTGTGTCTCACCCCTGCCCCATCCACCAGAGACACTGGTGAACGTGGACTGAagtttgtggggggggggcgctgctgAAGGGGGTCTTTATACTTTCTGACACGCCCTGATGGTACCCTGGTTGGAACTCTGGGCTGAGGCCTGGCCTGACTCTGAGCCAGCTGGAAGGGCCTGGGGGCCCAGATGTGGGACCCCCAGAGCCGCTGACCCTCGGAGCTCCCTCTTGAGCGGCCCTGGCAGCTGTGCACCCCGCATCCTCACAGGCATGatcacatgctcacacacaccaGCCCTACAACGCCCTCCACACGCGCACGCGTCCCTGCTGGCACATGAAGGAGGTTCGTACATACTCTGGCTCACACTCCTGGGCACACTGACCGCCTGCATGATGGCGTTTACCGTGTCCGCTACCCTGGGCACCACCCATAGCTTTGTCACCCTTGCCAGGGCCTAAAGGACCAGCGCTGGTTCACAGCTGAGCTCTGAGCTTGTCCTGTGCCCCAGAGAAGGAATGTCCCTGCGCAGGGCCCCCAAGCCTCACGGGGGCACAGCTGGTGGGCTGGCTTCGGCTCTGCTTCAAGGCAGCTGGCACAgcccattcttttctcttcttggctCCTGTAGATCCTACCCCAGGAGGCCACAGCAAagcttgggggtggggcccaTGAAGGTCACCTCTGGGCCTGACTGTGAGGCTCTGGCTACAGGTGCCTGTGTTGTAAGCACCACCCAGGTATCTCTGGGCTTGAAACCCCCCAGAAAGGAAGAGACTGCATCCTTCTTGGGCCCCACTCTGCGCCAGCAGCCCGTTTTCTCCTGGTTAGCCCTGTCCCCGGCAGAGAATCACCGTGTCACCCACCTTCGCCCCAAACCAAGGAGATGAACAGTTCACTTAACTGTCATCCTGTGTAAGGATAACAGGGGAGGCGAGAGGGACTGGGACACGCAGCCCGGCCACCCACCGCCACCCCAGCGCCACTTTCCATGTCCCTGCAAGCCCCGCCGCTgctccccttcagcccttagcAGCCGCTCATCTGGCGCCTCCACAGCAGTGCAGAGCTGGTGGCTGCGCTTACAGTCTGTCCCCTGGACTGGGCCACGTGGCAAGGGCGTCAGAAGAGTGTGTGGACACACGCGTGTGGGTTCGAGCCAGCTTCACGGCCCACCTCCTGGGCCATCCACAGGGACACCCTCGAGGGGCCCTCCGCCTGGTTTGAGGCTCTGCTCTGGCCATCCTGAAACTCCGGACAGCACACAGTGTGCAGCAGGTCCTGGGTGTGTTGTCCAGGGAGGGGGTCTGGGCTCCTCTCTCAGGGCTTGGAGGGAAAGGCCGCTCCAGGGAAGTGTCACCTTCTCCCTGCTTCGGTGCCCCAAATTCCACCGTTAGATTAAGCCTCACAACAGCTCAGGGGATGTATGTCTCCACTCACCCCACCCCTCCACGGGCCCTGAGGCTCCCTGGAGGGAAGGGGTACTGACGATACCCCAGGCTGGGTCAGGGGTGGGCCCTGACTTCGAGGGACCTTTGGGAGGTCACAAGGACAGAGCCTCATGCATGGGAGTCATGCTCTTACCCCACAGAGCTCTGTAGCCCCTTCCacccaaagaagacacagaaagtgCAGGCTGTCCACCAGAAAGAGGGTCCTCAGAGAGCCTGCTGcagccttgatcttggacttcccaccTTCAGCACTGtgggaaatacatttctgttatttataagccacccaggctgtggtattttgttacaggggcctgaacagactaagagaAGCTGAGGTCCTGGGAGGGACAGGGCTTTGCCCAAGGCTGCAGAGCCCCGAAGCAGCCTGATGCTCTCAGCCCTCAG contains:
- the CPLANE2 gene encoding ciliogenesis and planar polarity effector 2 — translated: MARPPAPGSVIVPDWHESAEGKEYLACILRKNRRRVFGLLERPVLPPSVAIDTASYKIFVSGKSGVGKTALLAKLAGLEVPVAHHETTGIQTTVVFWPAKLRASNRVVMFRFEFWDCGESALKKFDHMLPTCKEKTDAFLFLFSFTDRASFDDLPGQLARVAGEAPGAVRMVIGSKFDQYMHTDVPERDLTAFRQAWELPLLRVKSVPGRRLADGRTLDGRAGLADIAHVLNGLAEQLWHQDQVAAGLLPGTSENIPS